A stretch of DNA from Hippopotamus amphibius kiboko isolate mHipAmp2 chromosome 5, mHipAmp2.hap2, whole genome shotgun sequence:
CATCTTGAAAAATGAAGGGGAGGGAGCTGGTGGGGGTACAGAATGGATAAATCTTCAGTAGTGCTGGTGCAGTGTTACCTCTGAGTAGTAAAGTTGTAGTGCATCACCACCTAGTGGCTGAATTTAGTACCTCATTCTAATAAAGGGATCTTGATCCTGTTATCGTCTCATCCACCTTTAACTGTATTCATATCCGTTACTGTGGTTCCTAAAATTCATGTCGCTCAAGTGGGTAAACCCATTTGCACTTCACTCACCAGGCCTTCAAGGATTTGGTTAAGGTTTTATGTTCACCTAacctttaaattctattttggttattttcaaaGCCACGTAATGGGGATGTCGACATTAACAAGATACTATCCTGTTTGTCAACAGAGAATTATTATGGCTATAGGACCTTTAGGCTTTAACCcagtttttattcttattactGAATCTTTTAGCAAGTAAGAATAGtgattactgtgtgccaggaactgctCTATGAGCTTGACATACAATGAAGTCAGTTActtttcacaacaaccctgtaagTAGGTTATCATTAGCCCCACGTTAgggctgaggaaactgaggcacagagaagttaaaccATACTCCTAAAGTTACCCGGTAAGTGAATGGATTCAGATCTGAGCAGTCTAACCCAGAATTAGCTCTGACTCGTTCTACTATTCTGTCTACAGGATGATGAGCCACCAGCAATGCACGGGActcaaatttatttgaaaagatctgaaaaaaaaagaaactggggaACTGAAATGCTGGGAGGTCCTTGGTTGTCTGAGAACTTATCTTAGTTACCTAGTTAGGTCTAATAGGGGAGCATCATGACACAGAAGTATTTACTAAACAACAGACCCTTAAGCGAATAGTCCCTTAACATCAGCATCTACCTACatcttcctgtttctctgtgATTTACAATTATGTCCCGAAAGTATAATTCAGATTGCAAAGTCAAATCACGACTCTTACAAAAATACTAAGCACGTTAAAGAACTGCTCTTATCACGACCAAAACCATTATCAAATGAGGATCTAGGCAACTTGGACAGACCCCTAAAAATCGACAAGAATGATTTCAGGATAGATATTTCAGAAATAATCTGAATATCAAAGAGAAGGAGGCTCTTAGGGAATTTAATGAAGCTTCCTAATATTTTAGCAAATTTTTTGCTgctgtttagtttttatttcattaatcttATACTTTTCAATTCAGCTAAGCTTGGggggaataagaaaaatatggaacCCAGAGAACTGCAGTGAGTGCACAAAGATTATAGGATATTTCAAGCAGATGGGGGTGAAGGGGTGCTCTCCTGAGCGACAGAAGGaatggtccggtggttaagataAAACACAAGTCAAATTTATTAGATTTGTCCACAGTCAGCAATGGTGATCTTCTTGCTGGTCTTGCCATTCCTAGACCCAAAGCACACCATGGCTTCCACCATATTCATGCCTTCTTTTACCTTGCCAAAGACTGCACACTTGCCATTCAATCAATCTTGGCAGTGCAGAAGAAAAACTGGGAACCATTTGTGTTGCGGCCAGCATTTGCCATGGACAAGATGCCAGGACCCAtatgcttcaggaggaaattCTCATCATCAAATTTCCCCCCATAGATGGACTTGCCACCAGTGCCATTATGGCGTGTGAAGTCACCACCCTGGTGCATAAATCCCGGAATTATTCTGTGAAAGCAGGAAACTTTATAAACAAAGCCTTTCTCCCCAGTGCTCAGAGAATGAACATTTTCTGCTGTCTTTGGAACATTGTCTGCAAACAGCTCAAAGGAGATGCAGCCCAAGGGCTTGCCGTTGAAGGCGATATCGAAGGACACGGTGGGGTTGACTATGGCTAGGCTGTGTGGGAGGCTCCAGGGTGGCGGCATCTGCAAGGCCCATTTAAGCAAATTTTTAGACACTATGTACATGTTGCCAAAGTCAAACATGTTTGTCAAAATTGTATCCCACTCTGTGAAAAGAAAATACGCAAAATGTACACACCCGCTTTTCAttgtttcctccttttatttgGCTTTACAGATAAGTGTTTTTtagaaattgaaggtttgtggcaaccctgcaccCAGCAAGTCTATTGGCGCCATCTTCCCGACACCATTTGGAACTTCATGTCTCTGTCGCATCTTGGCgattcttgaaatatttcaaactttattattattgtatttattatggtgatcggtgatttttgatgttattattacaacttgctgaaggcttagatgatggttagGATTATTTagcattaagtattttttaattaaggtatatacattggctttttagacataatactacTGCACACTTAATTGTAGttataaatgtaacttttatatgcactgggaaaccaaaaacttcatgtgactcactttatttgctttactgtggtggtctggaactgaacctgcagtatctctggGGATGCCTCTGTAACACAAAACTTGTTTTTCACATTCTGTTGCTTTGTTCAAGGTAAGACCCCAATCAGTGGTTCCCACCACGCACAGCAGTGGCTTGTGGAACACCGTGTAGACTGCAGGTTCTACACAGTTCCTTCCCCGCTCACAGTGGTTCCATATTCTTGCTTCCaccaaaaaaagttattttacagTTTAGGGGTGGTAATGATGACATTATTGAATGGttctaacttatttttaaaaaattagactgtagccttaaaactttaaaatattattactatCCAACACTTAAAACAGACTTTAACAATCAGTCCCAAAATGGAAAAGTCACTGGGATCTGGGAAGTATggcctttatatatatattttatgatagtGTCGTTAGCAAACGAGTTACTATTAttgagtattattttatttttaaaccaagtttatttattgacttacttctttattttggctgtgttgggtcttcactgctgcatgcaagctttctctagttgcagcaaggggggctactctttgttgcagtatgctggcttctcactgcagtggcttcttgttgcggagcgcaggctataggccctcaggcttcagtagttgtggcgagcaggctctagggctcgcaggctctagagtacaggctcaatagttgcagcacacaggcttctttgCTCTGTGGCTTAGTTgtatcctggaccagggatcgaacccatgtcccctgcattggcaggcggattcttaaccactgcgctaccagggaagtcctgtctttGTATTTTGGACTATTTTTCAGTAATATCTATCTTTCATTTTCTAATACACATATTAGCACAGgagcatataaatatatgtaacttATACAGACCCATACTGGCTTGtatatgtaactttttttaaaggataggaatgcaaaatcaattatatttggACAACAGTGGATGAAAAAGGCTATTTCCCAGTCCTGGCAAACTAGGGGATGAATCCTTTCTCCTTTCATTCAGTAACTTTTGAAGTCTGAGAGCCAGTCTGCTTGTACTGTTTGTTTCAGGTAAAATAAAGTTACTGGTGCTTGTTTCTTGCTCTATTCCATCCTGGCAAGGGAGGCCCTGCTGGGGCTTCTAAGTATCTTGCTAACCTACAAAGGCAATATAGACGTGACTTTTCTACTTAAACTGATTAAAGCGGTTTCTCTGAGCTCCAGGAGGCAGTTAACCACTAAGTGAAAAATATCTTACAAGTTTCAAAAAAACTATAACAGATAAGTAAATTCAGTAGTTATTCAGAATACGGTTTAGAATTCTAAAACTCCAACAATAattataatagatatttatttaaagtaataaatttaCAGCCCAGATAGTTCTACATTGTATGTTTCAGGTTTAACCAACTTCATAAAAATACTTTAGGACAGGTGCAGCCACAGGTTTAGACTAAATGATTATTTCTTTGaccattcttctctctcttttctttcccgaATAACCTCTTTCAGATATGGTTCAAGGtagaatttatcctaaagaatgaataaaagaaaaacattatgtgTGCCATTACATAGTGATATATCCCCAATACTTAACAAgtcttaaaacaaaagaaatctatcaaaattaatttccaacttaagaaaatatattctcaagCAGACTAAAAACTGTCtgcttttctaaaatgtaaaaaccCATAAAGCTATTGTAATAAGCTTCTCTGATAGGTTATTAGATGAAAGTCTGccacagaaaaaaaggaatgagagtcTATAACTTTAGCCTAGTTTCAATGCAGTTCAAGGGATGAAGGTTTGCTTCACAGTCTTTCCCAGGAGCTAGAAGGCCACTCAATGAGCTGATCACATGAACACCACCATTTTTTCATCTGAGTAGAAAGCAGAGTGTAGAGGGAGAACAATGGCCTGggaggcagaagacctagatTCTAGTCCTGGATCTCCACATCGGGGACCAGCTTAGTGATTCTGGAAGTCACTTCATCTCTAAGTTTCAATGTGTTTATCTCTAAAACACAGCTAACCCTTGCTCTACTAATCTCACCAGATTGTCATAAGGATATTGATTTGACacaattttaagaactttaaagCACTATAAAATGAATGTGTTCTGTTTCTAATACTCAATCCTTAATGGCCAACATTATCAGATAAATAAAAGCTGTTCTACCTCCTCATATTTTGTCCACTGCTCTTTAGGCAAGATCTGCTGCCTCATGGACAGGTCCAGTGCTCTCTTAATGCGAAACACCCTCTCGTTATAAAGGTTCTCAGGAAGCCTTCTTATGGCTTCTTTTACATCATCATTTTCATGTATTGTATCATCTCGCATTAAGCCTATGATAAAAAAACAAGAGTTAGATTGAATATGCATcttgaaaataatgaattttttaaaaatgagtaaaattatGACATAACTTAAGTCACTAACTTAACTTGGGTGATATAGCGAGTTAGATATGATGGAAACACAATGCATTTCACATACAATAATGGGTTAGTTAATGGATTATTTCTTAAATGGTACTGTGGAAACAATATGagtcttttaaaatctactgccataaaattcacattttatcgacagcaattttaaaaatatttaaaatgtctatcttgtttttaaacacatatcaaTAGACTACACCTCTACTTTCTTATACTTTAATTCTGAGATCAAGGTATTAAAGGATCTTAAAATGATGGTGTACTAAGGAACCAGTAACATTTAATGATGCTTCTACCAGACTTCAATCACAAAAGATGAAATTCAGGGCAAAgtataaagttcttaaaaaaagttcAGGCATCAAACAACTGTAAAGATGTCAGACAATTTTAACAGTTGAAAAATCTCTACtttcaaaatttatataatttaaaatttaaaatgctaaGTGGAAGAGTTGAGAGAGGGAACATATAATAAGGAAAATGTTCTGCTACCATATTTCAAGAACATAAGTCATTCTCACCTCAAACATTTGAGACAATTCCATCCCTcttttctcataaaaataaaaaggaaatggattTAACAATAAAGTGtgacctaatttttaaatttccaatgtACACAAGTACAATTAGTTAACGTAGTTTTGGGATCCATAACAACTCTTGCAAAAGCACTACtctcagaaaaaagaataaaagaaaacaaaagaagaaagcacaAATACTCACCCAGTTTATTGAACCCCGCAGCACTGTAATACCATTTTCGAATACCCTCCAGCCACTTGCTTGATGCTGCAACTGATATTGCCACACTGTTAACTGCTAACAATTCACTTATACTATACATAAGTAACCACTCAGAAAATGCAAACACCGGaaggaatttcttttaaaagtatatactCTATATATTGCAGATAAACATTGCTTATTTTATCTATAAGCAAAAGTAACTGCAGTTAAAAAAAACCGGGCGGTAAGTCATAGGAAAAAAGGGTaaactaggacttcctaggtggcgcagtggtaaagaatctgcctgccaatgcaggggacacgggttcgagccctgccctgggaagattccatatgccatggagcaactaagcccgtgcgcctaaaaaaaaaaaaaaaaaaaaaaaagggtaaactCAAACACCCAATGTACAAGAGATCTGTAGGTGCAATTACAGTCCCTCAATATTCTCAGGGGATTTAATTCAGGACTCCCCTCAGATACTAAATCCAAAAGGCTCAAGTCCCCTACATAAAATGGTGTAGTGTTTGCACATAACCTAAGCACATCTTCCTGtatgctttaaatcatctctagattacttacaatacattaatacaatgtaaatgctatgtaaatagttgtaaatacaaagcaaatgctatgtaaatagttaccTGAgagcagcaaattcaagttttgcttttttaaactttgtgGAATTTTTCCCCCATATATTTTCCATCAGGAGGTTGACTGAATCCTCAAATGTGGAAACCAGTGGatacggagggccaactgtactgcCACTACAGCTTCTCAAAGTCAAACATCCCATTCCTTTATGCCCCCTGCTACCATCAGAATTGAAGGGATGGAGgataaaaaagaaactggaaacttCTCCATCATTTGTAGTTTCAGAAATAGGTTATAGGAAATAACTGTAAACTTTTCAAGGGAGTTGGAGTTGTACGAAAAAGTGAGATTTCAGGATATGCTGGCAAATCTAAATGACCCCCAACCTCCAAAATTTTTATTCTACACTACCTTTATTTCACTTGGCtactatctttaaaaatatatgtatttctggaATGGTTTTGATAACATGAGTCAGCTATTTAATATTAATGTGGACCAGTAAAAGAAGCACATTTTCCTCCTCCCAAGCAGCTAACTTTCCACTGAGGGAATGGATATTTGAAAATGGATCTGGAGAAATAGGTAATGTTAAAACTCTTTGCGACATCAGTACTGAGCCTGATAGGTTCCCAGTAGGACCTAAGGGCAACATGATAGTGCCTGATGCTTACAGGAGAGATATGGTACAGAAGGGGAAGTACAgcaagtttaaattttttttaaaaattttggcttAGGGCTAGCCCCGtagcaaagaaggaaaacaaactctCCTTTTACTTCAACCCCTCCTTAGTACATCACAGCTTCGGTAAATCTCCCTGGAAATTAAGCACCAGGTATAACGTTGCTTCTATAAAAACAACTACCAGAGAGTCAATCATATACAAACATACTCGTAGGAGACAAATTATTTGTAAACATATTTACCGGTAATGGTAATTATGATTAATATTCATTGaacacttactgtatgccaggcactattctataTGCTTTATCCCCATTAGCTAGAGTTATCTACAACACGCCTGTCCTTGCAGAAGAGGAATTAGACTTACATAAATTATCCCACCCAAGACCAGAGGCAGCTAGTGATAGGGTTGAGGCAAGATCTATCTAGTTTCCAAACACAAGGCAGAAGCAAAACACCTTCAGTATTCGCCAAGTTAACGAAATAACGAATTCTTAAACgtctcccccactccccaaaaGCTCAACGTCATTTAGGTTAACGAATTTTTTGGACAACCTGATGTTTCCTACTAGCTTCGCAattgctgggggctgggagaaaGGGACCAACATCTTTTAAAGCTATTCCAATTTACACCGCCAGAGAGCAGggattgggaaaaaagaaaaaacagggaaaactacttttttcactttctgttttaaatattccGGTAATTTATGCACCCTATcccataaaaaaatacatttgttccAATGCCTagaataaatacaaatttctCCAAATCCACAGATCAAGCGGACGTTCCAAATAAACCAAGGTTAAACTGCAGCTTCGCTGCAACCCCTGCTCAGCTGCCTCTAATTCCCAGTTTGAGAAGCGCGAAAGGTGGACGACGTTTCCAATCCTATTTCCTCCAGTCACTTCGCCTCAGTTAGCTCACCAGCCTAAAAGGGAAACGAACACCATCTTCCTCGCGCTGGCAGGAAAGCTTATCGAGCTAACTCACAGTAAGCACTCAGTTCACTCGGGTTGAAACTCAGCCACTAATTATCTCCCGCTGCCCTTGAACTCATTCCAAGGCCGAGGGGAAGGACTGCCGAGCTCTAGCAGCCGGAACGCCAGGGCTGTGGAAGCCACCGCGGGCACCTTCACCAACAGCAAGTCCCTTCCCAACCCTCCCGCGAGCCAGGCCTGGAGACAGCAAGGGGGTGGGGCCAAGGCCTCTTTCAGGCGGCCTGGAGCCGCCGCCTTCCCTTAGGCCGCAAACCTGGCCATTTAGagagagcagaggaagaggaacaAGTTGCTGCGAGAATAAAAGGTTGAGCGCGGCGATGCCCGCCAGGTACGAAGCCGCTCACTTACCGGCAGGCCTGCCAGCCATTTTGACCCGAGGCAGAAGCGTTGCCTGCTGGGTAAGTCCTAGAGGTCGCGCAGGGCCCAGTGCGCAGGCGCGTTACGTCAGGTTGCGAGGCGGGGTcggggggtggagagaggaggacGCTCGCGCAGGCGCAGGTCTGGCGGCCGGTGGTGGGCACCTTCCGTGCGCTCTTGTGGGTCGGAGTTACCGCAGTCCTGTAGGCTTGGAACCGTGCGTGGTTCCAAGGATTCCATGTGGCAAGATGGAAAAAACACTAGGCAGGGGATTAGGACCCGAGGTCTTTAGCCTGGTTCTGTTACCAACGAGCTGTGAGAGCTTGGGCAGTATTAATTGCGCCCTTTGTGCCAAGCAATACGCTAAGCGTTTTAtggacatattttcatttaattctaaatCTACAAGATAAATACTACGATTGTACCCATTgtagagaagaggaaactaaggctcagaaaggttgcGTAAATTTTCCAAGGGCACGCAAGCTAGGAAGGATCCAGATTCACTTTCCAGAGTCTAAGAGTCTAGATAAAATTTTGGCACTGACTTCTAGGGCTATATGCTACACTAACCAGGAGACACTAACCTTCTCTCACCTTCGGTTTCTCCAGGTGAAGTTCTACATCAAGCCGTTTTAGTGGAAGGTTAgttgagaaaaaattttaatattaaatctgAGATGTATAGCATAATTTGAATGCAATTTTAAGGTAAAACTACATTTTTAAGGTCTCAGTCCCAACTTGTTAAGTCTAAGGTAAAAAACCTAGGGATAGCAATGTTACAAATTATTGAGGGAGGAGAATTTTACTAAGGATGCAGAACAAAATAATTAGTGCATGAGGTTGGGAAAGGGGACAAGTCAGACCCTCTCTTTATACCTTTcatcaaaaataaactccaggtatattaaagagatttaaaagttgggggaaaaaaaacaactctagggacagaaaacagagttAGGATGACTGATGTTTATTCAGTTACTGATGCACTTCTGCCACTACTTTTGTCTTGGTCAGCTGAGTCTATGGTAACAAAATACCGtggactgggtagcttaaaaaacaaatttattttctcacagttctggaggttagaagcataagatcaaggtgccagcatggtcagttACAGTTGAGAACTCTTTTTCTATGTCTTGTAGAGGGCTGCCTTCTTACTGTGTcgtcacatggcagagagagagcaagctcttTTGTGtcccttataaggacactaatacCATCACGGAAACCCCAcctttatgacttcatttaaacctatattatctcccaaaggccccatccaAATGACATTACATTGGGGGTTAGAGTTTCattatatgaatttggggggaggaagggttacggacacaattcagtccatagcaactACCCACCAGTatctacttttgttttcttctgtcctGAGGCCTGGGACAGTATAGAATGCCATCTAATTGTAAATTCACAAAGTTTAATGGTCTTAGTCACATTCCAGTTCCAAAAAATTCTGTTGCCTTCTTGTTCTGTGCCACCACAATTGCTCGCATTACTCAGCGCTGTATGCAGTACTAAACAGTGATGAATGGCTGCTCCCAGACTACGCCAGTCAAAGTTGGAAGATATGAAGAAATGCAGTACATTTGTAAGTTGGCACAGTACCTTACAAGAACTACTCAGTaaactcttctccctccctccttatcCTTCAAGTTTCATTTTGCTGGTTACAGGGTGAAGGTGGCAAGAGAAGGAAGACCTTGTCAAGGGATTATACTCAGGACTGTTAATCCAGCTCCTACAGGTATTAAACCTAGAGAGCCTGGATGTTTGCTGGTTGCCATTAGTGttgattcaaaaattatttttggttttccccctggcacatggcaggattGCACTTCTCTGCCCCCTTAAAGCTGGGCATGGCCATGTGATGCTTTGGCCAAGAAAAATGTGAGACGTTTTTAGGACAATTTTTCACATTCCTTTCCCTTGCCCTAGACTGGCTACCTTTCAGACCTGATGGGAGTTCCATCAACCTCTGTCACTCAGATGATATGGAGCAGAAACTTTTTGGCCCCAAGTTGAACATGTATGAGATAAAAACTTCTGTGGTTTTAAATCATTTGTGGTTTTAGGGCTGTTCATTACAACAGCACAGCTAGCTGTTCTGAGTGGGTTATTAACAAAGGCAAAATGAGATCCTGAGCCATAGAAAGACTAGACAGGCTGGTTCCATGCTTTGCCTCCTGGCTGAACCTTCTTGTTTCATGTTATTGATCTCATCCATTGGAGAACTCCATGAAGGCACATATCCATGCCCCATTCACTCCTGTGTTCTAGGAACTCAAATATCTGTTGAGCGAATGAATAAAACAGGTAACAAGAAGGCCCTGACCAATTATGAATTTAGTTTCTCACAAGGTTTCAGAACTTCCAGCACACAAAACCCTGATGCACAACAAACTACTCCCAAAGTTAAtggtttaaaacattttgtttctccCAGTTCTGTATTCGGCTGGGTAGTTCTGGTCTGCGTGGTACCTGCTGAGGCTGGAGTATCCAGGATGACCTCTTCACTCCCTCATCTGGTGCTTAGGGGGCAGAGCTGGAACAGCTGAGGTTTGGTGAGGAATCTCGTTCCACCTCATTTCTCCAGTAGAGTCACCAGATCTCCTTCCATCCTGGCTCAGGGTTCCAAGAGGACAAGCGCAGATGTGCAAGTGTCCCATGAACCAGAGTGCACCGGCTGAGTCAGTGTGGGAGGGGACAACCACTGAGCACAAACGCCAGGTGTGGCTCCTTGGGGGCCACCAGGGTTAACAGTCTACTCAATCTCGTGATCCTAAGGCAGATAACTGAAGCCGTGATGTCTCATCTTACAAATAAAGAATCACTCAGAGCTTAAATCATTTGCCCATGATTACATGTCCAAAtggtgaatggaaaaaaaaagttatcaattCATGTTTTAAATCTTTACACACTGGCAATAAGTCAAAGGTTTGTTATGGCCTTTTACTATGTCTCATTGCTCCCCTTCAAAAGACTTTCCTCCCtaattccctttcctttcctgatTCTCAGTAGTCAGCTGTGGGCAACTCTGAGTATCTTGGCTCAGGAACATAGCAGCGTAGATCACCCAAAACCAGATGTGTTCTGTAGCATAAACTAAGTGAGTAGTAGATATTAGATGGATAACGTAGCATGCTCCAGAAACTCCTAACACTTCAAAGGAAATAGAGCTGTCTTGTGATGAAACCACTTTAAAAGACCTTGAAAATAAACAGGAGAATCCTCCACTGTTCTCATCTTCACCAGAAGGACGAAACACCAGCCTAATAAACTGATTCTCTTTCTCTAAACTCGCTATATTTCAATCTCTCCTTCCCAAGGAGGAAATGGTCAAGGCAAAGACAAATTAAGTTTCTAGGAACTTGTAAGAAACACTTACCAGAAGTGTACCCAAATTGATAATATTAAACTGTTTCCAATATCAACTGAGGTTTgaggcatttatttaaaaacatattgttttattcatatatacatTCACTTTACATCATTACATTTTAACATTCATCAAAAACTAAAgagtttttaagaatttttcaaagtcctgtaCTGAAGCCTTGGCCATCtcttcacaaaatatttcatcaGGCATAGATACCAATTTGTCCAAAGAGATATAGTTAGGTTTTGCCGGATCATACTGTGCTCTTCCTAAATA
This window harbors:
- the LOC130853976 gene encoding cytochrome b-c1 complex subunit 7, whose amino-acid sequence is MAGRPAVAASSKWLEGIRKWYYSAAGFNKLGLMRDDTIHENDDVKEAIRRLPENLYNERVFRIKRALDLSMRQQILPKEQWTKYEEDKFYLEPYLKEVIRERKEREEWSKK